The Suncus etruscus isolate mSunEtr1 chromosome 7, mSunEtr1.pri.cur, whole genome shotgun sequence genome includes a window with the following:
- the ENKUR gene encoding enkurin — translation MDPMSLSESIYNLIPCDWKEPQQLPRYSSIFKDDIKNEIQKSKSAMKTMGPANVEKPSPKDFLKKHSKDKTLPPKKSFERTSLNVAKKPPVPRRNEHPVMGLQSEKNFINTNVADIVMGVAKKPKPIYVDNRNGDKHDLESSGLLPKYIKKKDYGVIPEYISKRNQEVKKAQEEYDNYIQECLRKSAMKRVSDEERETVLQGLKKNWEEVHKEFQSLSVFIDSLPKKMHKQRLEEEMKQLEHDIAAIEKHKIIYIANK, via the exons gtaCTCATCAATTTTTAAGGatgatataaaaaatgaaattcaaaaatCTAAAAGTGCAATGAAAACAATGGGACCAGCAAACGTTGAAAAACCTTCTCCAAAAGATTTTCTGAAGAAACATTCAAAAGACAAAACTCTACCACCAA AAAAATCATTTGAGAGAACTTCATTGAATGTGGCCAAAAAGCCTCCTGTGCCACGGAGGAATGAGCATCCAGTTATGGGACTGCAAAgtgaaaagaattttataaacaCAAACGTAGCTGATATTGTTATGGGAGTCGCTAAGAAACCAAAACCGATTTATGTTGACAACAGAAATGGAGACAAGCATGATCTTGAATCATCAGGACTACTTccaaagtatattaaaaaaaag GATTATGGTGTCATACCTGAATATATTTCTAAGCGCAACCAGGAGGTCAAGAAGGCCCAAGAGGAATATGACAACTACATCCAAGAATGCCTTAGAAAATCAGCTATGAAAAGAGTGTCTGATGAGGAAAGGGAGACAGTATTGCAA GGGCTGAAGAAGAACTGGGAAGAGGTGCATAAAGAGTTCCAGTCCCTATCAGTCTTCATCGACTCACTCCCCAAGAAGATGCACAAGCAAAGACTGGAAGAGGAAATGAAGCAACTAGAACATGACATTGCTGCCATTGAaaagcataaaattatatatattgctAATAAGTGA